Genomic window (Pongo abelii isolate AG06213 chromosome 4, NHGRI_mPonAbe1-v2.0_pri, whole genome shotgun sequence):
AACTTGTCCCTTGCCAAAGCCAACTGGCTGCCCTCTGGCTGTGGGGACCGCAAGAAGGGATCCACAAGCTGCTGGCGAAGTCGCTGCTTCAGGTCTGGCTTGAGCCACTCCACAGCCACCTGCTCTCCACAGAGGTGTGACTGCCCTGCAGGAAAAATGCAAAGACAAGGGCAGGTCTAAACCCTGGGCCCAAGCCTCCAGGTTGTGAGCCCTTTGGAGATACACAGTCCTGTAATTTGTAGCCTTCCCATTTCCTGGTAGTGTGACCATGGGTAAGAAAAGACAATGAAGCCTTCAGCCTCCATTATTTGCAAAGGGAGTATATAACACACTGCTACCTTACAAGTTTCCTTGGAGAAATACTGGTTAATTGCAGGCTTTGTCTGCCTCATAACCATCATAATGGCTAATCTTTACTGGGAAAACTTGCTTAAGTCAGTTAGTGTGCTAAGTACCATACACCCATTATGttacttaattctcacaacagtctGAGGAAACAGATTTTATAGTAGTAAAAAGCTCAGTTGGATTCCCTTGAGCAAATCAATTTCTCTAACAGTTTCCTCATAGCTTGAGGGTCCCGTGCCTATTTTgcggtgtgggggtgggggaaggttgAGAATTAAGTCAAGAGGTAATACTCGGAAAGTGTTACAAATTTAGGTAAGCGGTGGTGGTAGCACCAttggaagttttaaaaatctgagatCAAATAGTAAAAGGTTGCAAATTCTGGCATGTTTGACTCTAAGATCTTGTAACTTTAACAGCTATGCTCAGTATAAAGTGCCGGGCAGAACGCGTTTGGCCCCAACCAGCACCCCCGCCGAAGCCTACCTTCCACCAGGGCCTTTTTGGCCATGGCAGCGGCCCGGTGCGAGCTGAATTTGAGCAGAGCGATCTGCCCTGGCGCCGGTCCGGGGCTGGGCAGCAGCCGCGCCTCCTGCAGGCCGGGACCCAGCGGCTGCAGCGCAAGCAGCAGCGCGCTGCGGGTCAGATTCGGCGGCAGGCCGTCAACGCTCAGCTCACACTTCTCGGTGCTGCGGCACACGAGCAGCGGGCAGGACGGCCGCAGCGGGTGGTTGTGCAGCGTGGCGATGGCGGCCTGCGCGCCGCGCCGCGAGCTGTAGCGGGCATAGGCGAAGCCGCGGTTCAGGCCGCTGAAGGTCATCATCAGGCGGAACTCGTAGAGGCGGCCCACGCGCTGGAACAGCGGGATAAGCTGGTGCTCGTACACGTCCTGAGGCAGCCGCCCGATGAACACCTCTGACCCAGCTGGCGGCGGGCTGCCCACCCAGCCTGTGGGAAGCGGGTATGTAAGGCCACCGTCAGGCGACGCTTTCGAATTCTGAGCCCACGGACCCAGCGCGTGGGGTTGGGAGGCGATGTGAACAAAGGTCTGTGAAATGGGTTTACACCCGTACCCTGGGTGGTTGGCATAATTAGGTGACCTTGTACTCTGTACAAGGTGTACAGAGTAGGTACACCTTGAGATTGGCCCCCTCCCTCGACGGGGCGGGTGGACGTGGAGCCACAGTTCCTCCTTTGCTGGGGGGTATAAATCCGGGTAGTTCGCAGTTTCTGACAGTGAAGGCTCGGAGCAGCCCCTCCCCCAAAGGGGGCTGCTGTAGCCGGACAGGCGGAGGGGCTGGGACTACCGTACCTGGGGGTGGCCCGCCATACTTCCTCTGCCCGTTCACCTGCACCAGGCGGATGCCTGTCTCCCTGACCCACGCCTCCAGCGCCGCCTTGTTCTCTGGATTCACCCTCTCACACCACAGCtgagagggaaaggaaggttgGAATGGCGGATCGCCAAGCCCGCCCCCACCTCTCCTGTGGTACTGGGGTCCCTAAAGCCGACCCCCGCTCCGGCGGGGCTCGCCGGCCCCCAAGTCGCCAGCCGCTTACCTCACAATCCCGCTTGGACTGCATGGCTCTCCCGCTGGCCCCCTCGTACCCTCTTTATAACTTCCTCCCCACCGGCCTCTGGAAGCTTCCCTACCCCTCCACCCCGCAAGCTCTCATTGGCTCTGAGCGCGACCCCGCCTCCCAGGGGGGTGGAGGTATCCACTGCACGTGCGCCGCCCGGGCTTCGCTCAGACCTTCAGGTGAAAGCTGCAAAGTCGCGGGTGCGTATGTACGGGCGCTGCCTCCCGAGGAGGAGCTCCCAAGCCGCAGGGTGGACGCTGGAGACAAGAACCTCAGGGTCACAAGTTTAGtgtctttctcccttttccaTCCCTACATTGGTCTGCCGGGGAAGGCGGGGCTAGGCATCACTGACACACGCAGACTCCGTGGTTGAGGCATTTTATTGGACCTTTGGCAATTGGTGGTGGGGAGGCATCTGCTCCAACTGGTGCGGGGCCCTGCAGATGAGACCATTTCAGGCTGGGTCCTTGTAGCCCAGGAGCACAGACTGGACTAAGCCTCCTGGGCCTTGTATGAAAAAGGTGCAGTACCTGGCCGTTTTTgccagtaataataaaataaccata
Coding sequences:
- the DND1 gene encoding dead end protein homolog 1 isoform X2; the protein is MQSKRDCELWCERVNPENKAALEAWVRETGIRLVQVNGQRKYGGPPPGWVGSPPPAGSEVFIGRLPQDVYEHQLIPLFQRVGRLYEFRLMMTFSGLNRGFAYARYSSRRGAQAAIATLHNHPLRPSCPLLVCRSTEKCELSVDGLPPNLTRSALLLALQPLGPGLQEARLLPSPGPAPGQIALLKFSSHRAAAMAKKALVEGQSHLCGEQVAVEWLKPDLKQRLRQQLVDPFLRSPQPEGSQLALARDKLGSQGARATLQLLCQRMKLGSPVFLTKCLGIGPAGWHRFWYQVVIPGHPVPFSGLIWVVLTLDGRDGHEVAKDAVSVRLLQALSESGANLLCSAGAEAGTMVKQ
- the DND1 gene encoding dead end protein homolog 1 isoform X1 translates to MQSKRDCELWCERVNPENKAALEAWVRETGIRLVQVNGQRKYGGPPPGWVGSPPPAGSEVFIGRLPQDVYEHQLIPLFQRVGRLYEFRLMMTFSGLNRGFAYARYSSRRGAQAAIATLHNHPLRPSCPLLVCRSTEKCELSVDGLPPNLTRSALLLALQPLGPGLQEARLLPSPGPAPGQIALLKFSSHRAAAMAKKALVEGQSHLCGEQVAVEWLKPDLKQRLRQQLVDPFLRSPQPEGSQLALARDKLGSQGARATLQLLCQRMKLGSPVFLTKCLGIGPAGWHRFWYQVVIPGHPVPFSGLIWVVLTLDGRDGHEVAKDAVSVRLLQALSTLNGHAEPVAGPNPAGLGGHYLTPKGGEGHGPRPFGLPAGTGTCGTWEQLRFGLSCGEGPCPPPPSPGSNLTQ